From Echinicola soli, a single genomic window includes:
- a CDS encoding RagB/SusD family nutrient uptake outer membrane protein: protein MKNIIYIVLASAVMWGCGESFLELAPESNANANNFYQTQEDFDIAVNAAYATLYTFYAPDGPVSYCAEQMSDNATMYNVPGIQADRWAFKDYTLVPSNTEVYRLWKESYNLIFNLNIVLANIETADVPADYKAQVNGEMKFLRALYYFYMVQMWGDLPLVTTPVGADEAYDILRSPEEEVYGQVVADLNEAVANLPSHTSVSVPGKASKEAAQVLLGKVYLTLGDNGAAESILMEVYNKEFSLLNNYADLWQVENKNTVESIFEVQYLGGSPNYPYSPYWSAFTPTENFSITAYGGGMNMVTDDLYEEYEEGDPRRDASIYTGYTNETGDFIAIKFPKKWSDPDAAVVNGNELASNNFIVLRYADVLLMLSEASGDPKYLNEVRQRAGVPLYGTSGYPSDLYPTLDLAIEHERRSELALEFHRWFDLKRTDRAVPVLQSKGIPVTESTLLLPIPEVVIQQNPEISQNDY from the coding sequence ATGAAAAATATCATTTATATCGTCTTGGCAAGTGCAGTAATGTGGGGATGTGGGGAGTCATTCTTGGAGCTGGCTCCTGAGTCCAATGCCAACGCCAATAACTTCTATCAAACACAGGAAGATTTTGACATAGCAGTGAATGCCGCGTATGCGACATTGTATACCTTTTATGCACCAGATGGCCCAGTGTCCTATTGCGCAGAGCAAATGTCCGACAATGCTACCATGTACAATGTGCCGGGAATTCAAGCCGATCGGTGGGCATTTAAGGATTATACCTTGGTACCCTCCAATACCGAAGTCTATCGGCTTTGGAAGGAATCGTATAATTTGATTTTTAATTTGAATATCGTGTTGGCAAACATAGAGACCGCAGACGTACCGGCCGACTACAAAGCCCAAGTAAATGGTGAAATGAAGTTTCTGAGGGCTTTGTACTACTTCTATATGGTGCAGATGTGGGGTGATTTGCCATTGGTAACCACTCCAGTAGGGGCAGACGAAGCCTATGATATCCTCAGAAGTCCAGAAGAGGAAGTATATGGCCAAGTGGTGGCCGATCTCAACGAAGCTGTGGCCAATCTCCCCTCCCACACCTCGGTTTCAGTGCCCGGAAAAGCCAGCAAAGAGGCTGCCCAAGTCTTACTGGGAAAGGTTTACCTGACCCTTGGTGACAATGGCGCTGCCGAATCTATTTTAATGGAGGTTTACAATAAGGAATTCAGCTTGCTGAACAATTATGCAGATCTCTGGCAGGTAGAGAACAAAAATACAGTTGAATCCATATTTGAGGTGCAATATCTCGGAGGCTCTCCAAACTATCCCTATAGCCCTTATTGGTCAGCATTTACACCAACGGAGAATTTTTCCATCACGGCATATGGTGGCGGGATGAATATGGTGACCGATGACCTTTATGAGGAATATGAAGAGGGGGACCCCAGAAGGGATGCTTCCATTTACACAGGATATACCAATGAAACAGGTGACTTTATCGCCATTAAATTTCCAAAAAAATGGTCCGATCCGGATGCCGCCGTAGTCAATGGAAATGAACTTGCCAGCAACAATTTCATTGTTTTGCGCTATGCAGATGTGCTTTTGATGCTGTCAGAGGCCAGTGGTGATCCCAAATACCTTAATGAGGTGCGACAGAGAGCGGGCGTTCCTCTGTACGGAACTTCAGGATACCCTTCTGATCTTTACCCTACCTTGGATTTGGCCATTGAGCATGAGCGTAGATCTGAATTGGCACTGGAATTTCATCGATGGTTTGACCTCAAGAGAACGGATAGAGCCGTGCCTGTCCTTCAGTCGAAAGGGATACCTGTTACCGAATCAACGTTATTGCTGCCTATTCCGGAAGTAGTCATCCAGCAAAATCCGGAAATTTCCCAGAATGATTATTAA
- a CDS encoding SusC/RagA family TonB-linked outer membrane protein, with amino-acid sequence MEKTLLRQVIMLSRYFVSGFILQLFFTAVLMAHTSKAQKESIDQIAASVNVENTMLEQVFGSLEKQTSLHFTYNSSLVDVKSLRVSLDRSNAMMSEVLADIAQQTQLKFVRINDNIHVSKRDKGEARLNEIMEESPMAEIRGKVVSATDNQPIPGVTVRIKDTDRGTITDIDGDFSIHASEGEILVFSFVGFLAQEIVVGNQSNIIVELEEDLQSLDEVIVVGYGTQNKRAVTGTVESVNYKEFEDRSYSDVSQSLAGKLPGVNITQGQGAPGSSPIIRIRGINSITAGTNPLYVVDGMPMENFDLNLISPQDIASVEVLKDASAAAIYGSRGSNGVILITTKLGEPGKTNISFTQEFGVQEVKRRVDLMNAQQFVDYYIDAHNNAWVAAGGNASDPNSVRDKVYQIPADFTDNPEIFGQGTDWQDVMFRTAPMTNTELSVSGGNDKTQYLFSGGYRDQTAVLDENYYKRLTLRSNIRQQVSEKISLGLNLTMAGIYDRTQGVQGKSDVVSLGLQSDPIFPVYNENGNLGFKDPNSEWYRFTEYSDLQLWHPYSLTREITGQRKTFNTLVNAFGEWEIIEGLKFRSSVNANLNNGRSHSYRNEGQKYGYSSYLNAQGNESSIFSLNWLTENTVHYERTAGEHSFNALLGYIAQKQRDEYNAVGAGNYPNDLVHTLNAGTVNSGTSTASEWSMLSYLARVNYDYNYRYFLTATVRRDGSSRFGSNTQWGYFPSVSAGWMMSEESFMQPISWINTMKLRVSYGLTGNNQIPNYGPVSLLDASNYTNSTDLLNGLSVSTVSNPNLKWEKTQQFNVGLDLMALNGALNFTANFYNSTTNDLLLNVPIPDITGFSTQLTNVGSVRNRGIELSVGVNEELGAILWNTSLNYSVNRNEVLKLGPDNSPIIYTDYVATVKTEVGQPISNFYGYIFDGVFNNQEEIADYPHHPSTSPGDPKVRDVNGDGEITEDDRTIIGNYQPDFTFGFTNSFGYKGFEFSFMLQGAYGGEIVNQLIRYNGIWNGGRNAFADVANYWRSENDPGDGEHFKPTIQPQGLQEKFSTYWVEDASYLRVRNIRLSYTLPTSWIAKTPINTARVYVNVDNAFLFTDYSNYDPENTTYTPTTYSGTSSSGASLPSGAMIGVDYGSYPVPRIITFGAKINF; translated from the coding sequence ATGGAAAAAACACTACTTAGGCAAGTTATTATGCTGTCCAGATATTTTGTGTCAGGGTTCATATTGCAGCTGTTTTTCACAGCCGTATTGATGGCACACACCAGTAAAGCCCAAAAAGAAAGTATAGATCAGATCGCCGCTTCTGTAAATGTGGAGAACACCATGTTGGAGCAGGTGTTTGGGAGTTTAGAGAAGCAAACTTCCCTGCACTTCACGTATAATTCAAGTTTGGTAGATGTCAAAAGCCTCCGGGTCAGTTTGGACCGGTCCAACGCCATGATGTCAGAAGTATTGGCGGATATTGCGCAGCAAACCCAGCTGAAATTTGTGCGGATCAATGACAATATTCACGTCAGCAAACGAGACAAGGGTGAAGCAAGGCTCAACGAAATCATGGAAGAAAGTCCCATGGCCGAAATTCGCGGCAAAGTGGTCTCTGCGACAGACAACCAACCCATACCCGGTGTGACCGTAAGGATAAAGGATACCGATCGTGGCACCATTACGGACATAGACGGTGATTTCTCCATCCATGCTTCCGAAGGGGAAATATTGGTGTTTAGTTTTGTTGGTTTTTTGGCCCAGGAAATTGTTGTCGGAAATCAATCCAATATCATTGTCGAGCTGGAAGAGGATCTACAGTCCCTGGATGAGGTGATCGTGGTGGGATATGGTACCCAAAACAAGCGAGCGGTGACAGGGACTGTGGAATCTGTCAATTATAAGGAATTTGAGGACCGGAGCTATTCAGACGTTTCGCAGTCCTTGGCAGGGAAACTCCCGGGAGTCAACATCACCCAAGGCCAAGGTGCTCCAGGCTCTTCACCCATCATTAGGATCCGGGGGATCAACTCCATTACAGCCGGTACCAATCCACTGTATGTGGTGGATGGGATGCCGATGGAAAATTTTGACCTTAACCTGATTTCCCCTCAGGACATTGCTTCTGTGGAAGTACTGAAGGATGCCAGTGCTGCAGCCATTTACGGTTCCAGGGGCTCCAATGGGGTGATTTTGATCACGACCAAGCTAGGAGAGCCAGGCAAAACCAATATTTCCTTCACCCAGGAATTTGGTGTTCAGGAGGTGAAGAGAAGGGTAGACCTGATGAACGCTCAGCAATTTGTGGATTATTATATCGACGCACATAACAATGCTTGGGTAGCAGCGGGTGGTAATGCCAGTGATCCCAATAGCGTGCGGGACAAAGTGTACCAGATTCCTGCTGACTTTACCGATAACCCAGAGATTTTTGGCCAGGGAACCGATTGGCAGGATGTGATGTTCCGTACCGCTCCCATGACCAATACGGAGTTATCAGTGTCAGGAGGGAACGATAAAACGCAATACCTGTTTTCTGGAGGATATCGGGACCAAACAGCAGTGTTGGATGAAAATTACTATAAACGATTGACATTGCGGTCCAATATTCGCCAGCAGGTCAGTGAAAAGATAAGCCTTGGCTTAAACTTGACCATGGCTGGCATATATGATCGTACACAAGGTGTCCAAGGGAAAAGTGATGTGGTCAGCCTTGGCCTACAAAGTGATCCTATTTTTCCGGTTTATAATGAAAATGGCAATTTGGGCTTTAAGGACCCTAATTCAGAATGGTACCGGTTTACAGAGTATTCCGATTTGCAACTTTGGCACCCATATTCCCTTACCAGGGAAATTACCGGTCAGCGCAAGACATTCAATACCTTGGTCAATGCTTTTGGGGAATGGGAAATCATTGAGGGACTGAAATTTCGTTCCAGCGTGAATGCCAACCTGAACAACGGCAGAAGCCACAGTTACCGAAACGAGGGACAGAAATACGGTTACTCTTCCTATCTTAATGCGCAGGGCAATGAATCATCTATCTTTTCACTCAACTGGCTGACTGAAAATACGGTTCATTACGAAAGGACCGCTGGAGAACATTCCTTTAATGCGCTATTGGGATACATTGCCCAAAAGCAACGCGATGAATACAATGCTGTAGGAGCAGGCAACTACCCTAATGACCTGGTCCACACCCTTAATGCCGGCACGGTGAACAGTGGTACCTCTACCGCCTCTGAATGGTCCATGCTTTCCTATTTGGCCAGGGTTAATTATGACTACAATTACCGGTATTTCCTGACGGCCACCGTCCGTAGAGACGGAAGTTCTAGGTTTGGGAGCAACACCCAATGGGGCTACTTTCCATCTGTTTCTGCTGGCTGGATGATGTCGGAAGAATCCTTTATGCAGCCCATTTCATGGATCAACACCATGAAGCTAAGAGTAAGTTATGGGCTTACAGGCAATAACCAAATCCCTAATTATGGACCAGTTAGTCTGTTGGACGCTTCCAATTACACCAATAGCACTGATTTGCTCAATGGCCTAAGTGTATCAACGGTTTCCAACCCAAATTTAAAATGGGAAAAAACCCAGCAGTTTAACGTGGGCCTGGACCTTATGGCACTTAATGGGGCCCTGAATTTCACGGCCAATTTCTATAATTCCACCACAAATGACCTGTTGCTGAATGTACCGATTCCAGATATCACAGGGTTTTCGACACAGCTGACCAATGTGGGAAGTGTCAGAAACCGCGGTATCGAGTTGAGTGTGGGCGTCAATGAAGAGTTGGGGGCGATCCTTTGGAATACCAGCCTAAACTATTCCGTTAATCGAAATGAGGTACTTAAGCTGGGACCGGACAACAGTCCAATCATTTATACCGATTACGTGGCTACTGTGAAGACAGAAGTAGGCCAGCCTATTTCAAATTTTTACGGCTACATATTTGATGGCGTGTTCAATAACCAGGAAGAAATAGCGGATTACCCACACCATCCTTCCACCAGCCCTGGCGACCCTAAAGTCCGTGACGTCAATGGCGATGGAGAAATTACCGAAGATGACCGGACGATCATCGGTAATTACCAACCTGATTTTACCTTCGGGTTTACCAACTCTTTTGGATACAAAGGGTTTGAGTTTTCATTTATGCTTCAGGGAGCCTACGGTGGTGAAATCGTCAATCAACTGATCCGCTACAATGGTATCTGGAATGGTGGCCGGAACGCTTTTGCCGATGTGGCCAATTACTGGAGATCGGAAAATGACCCTGGAGATGGTGAGCATTTTAAGCCTACCATACAGCCACAGGGGCTTCAGGAGAAATTTTCAACCTATTGGGTGGAAGATGCTTCTTATCTAAGGGTACGCAATATCAGATTGTCCTACACCCTTCCGACTTCTTGGATTGCCAAAACCCCGATCAATACAGCAAGGGTGTATGTCAATGTCGACAATGCCTTCCTGTTTACCGATTATTCCAATTATGATCCTGAAAACACAACCTATACGCCGACCACTTATTCGGGCACATCCAGTAGCGGGGCCAGCTTGCCATCCGGAGCAATGATAGGAGTGGACTACGGTTCTTATCCGGTACCGAGGATCATCACTTTCGGAGCGAAAATAAACTTTTAA
- a CDS encoding SusC/RagA family TonB-linked outer membrane protein, with the protein MKKVITLRLPWRQSLLALLSTACSLGISDAYATTMNKKPLITVNGINEAEKVITGTVVSSEDNEPLPGVSILLQGSGTGTVTDIDGKFTLEIPDEGAVLIFSSIGFVRQEVAVGDKTTLTITMEADLQQLGEVVVVGYGTQRKKDITGAVSSVGEKDFNTGMSVAPEQLLQGKVAGVNIVQNSGQPGAASTVRIRGVNSISAGNEPLYVIDGVPMQFNSANNFVSSMQGSSPFSSEGTNPLNSINPSDIESIDILKDASATAIYGSRGANGVIIITTKNKSGGETLTYDTYVGVSNIRKTLPVLSADQYRDYAESNGLNYPDEGANTFWQDEIFRTAVSQNHNVAFGGGSAASTFRASLGYTDQQGILLSSGLKKYTARFNGTHKALEGRLRLGINMTYGKTAEDNTPISSNINNEGGNILKDAIRWAPTLPVTNPDGSYYQIGELRINPVSWVEVDDERNTNLFLGNVDVAFDIMDELTFRINMGHNDQYVERFTNMPSTHPSGETDGGRASINKLKNYSSVMEATLTYNKDLGNNTNLNLLGGYSFQRFVTEYTFTEANNFVSSSVKWNLIQSGNILSNTSYKSANRLASVFGRANLRLKDRYLFTFTLRNDGSSRFGENNRWGLFPSGAFAWNMAEENFMKSSAFDQLKLRLGYGVTGNQEIPNDLYRQQLGIAGSAVYVLGGEAIPSVLPTNYANPDLQWEQTNQLNIGVDFGFWENRLTGTIDYYEKFTNNLLLQFSTAAPSVVNTQWANVGEVENKGLEVSLNADLMIDRSFTWNMNVNFSRNRNEVTSLSNEQFSRDEIRTSPLSGVITPKDFSQIIKPGLPLGTFYGRQYTGIDENGMETYLDEDGVDGADLVVIGNANPDFIYGMTHRFTWNNFDASLTLRGVVGNDVLNNTAAEFSYTNSTPGINILESSLNSGVSRDQTAQFSSRWIEDGSYLRLDNINIGYNFDVSAVGFLKRARLYVTSQNLFVITGYSGFDPEVRTNTNGGGNAAIGIDYLAYPRPRVFMLGGSFAF; encoded by the coding sequence ATGAAAAAAGTAATTACCCTAAGATTGCCCTGGAGGCAAAGTTTGCTTGCTTTACTATCCACGGCGTGTAGTTTGGGCATTTCAGACGCCTATGCTACCACTATGAACAAAAAGCCTTTGATCACCGTCAATGGTATCAATGAGGCAGAGAAGGTAATCACCGGAACGGTGGTTTCCAGTGAAGACAACGAGCCACTCCCTGGTGTAAGTATACTGCTGCAAGGCTCGGGAACAGGCACGGTAACCGATATTGATGGGAAATTCACGTTGGAAATTCCAGATGAAGGCGCAGTGCTGATTTTCAGTTCTATCGGTTTTGTCAGGCAAGAAGTGGCTGTAGGTGACAAGACCACGTTAACGATCACGATGGAAGCCGACCTTCAACAGCTTGGTGAGGTAGTCGTGGTAGGATATGGTACCCAACGCAAGAAGGACATCACGGGAGCTGTTTCCTCCGTGGGAGAAAAAGACTTCAACACCGGCATGTCGGTGGCTCCGGAACAATTGCTGCAAGGAAAAGTCGCTGGAGTAAACATCGTCCAGAACAGTGGCCAGCCCGGAGCAGCCTCCACGGTCAGGATTCGTGGGGTCAATTCCATCTCGGCAGGCAACGAACCGCTGTATGTCATCGATGGAGTACCCATGCAGTTTAATTCTGCCAATAATTTCGTGTCTTCCATGCAAGGTAGTTCTCCATTTTCTTCTGAAGGCACCAATCCCCTAAACTCCATCAACCCGTCCGATATCGAGTCCATCGATATCCTAAAAGATGCCTCTGCCACGGCCATCTATGGTTCCAGAGGGGCTAATGGTGTCATCATCATCACTACTAAAAACAAAAGCGGTGGTGAGACACTTACCTACGACACCTATGTCGGAGTTTCCAACATCCGCAAAACATTGCCCGTACTGTCAGCTGACCAATATCGGGATTATGCCGAATCAAATGGGCTAAATTATCCAGACGAGGGTGCCAACACCTTTTGGCAGGACGAGATCTTCCGAACGGCGGTAAGCCAAAACCACAATGTAGCTTTTGGCGGTGGTTCTGCAGCCAGTACATTCCGGGCTTCCCTGGGCTATACTGACCAGCAAGGGATCCTGCTTTCCTCTGGCCTAAAAAAATATACCGCCCGCTTTAACGGTACACACAAAGCCCTGGAAGGGAGGTTGAGACTGGGCATCAATATGACTTATGGTAAAACCGCCGAGGACAACACTCCCATTTCTTCGAATATCAACAACGAGGGCGGCAATATCCTGAAAGATGCCATCCGATGGGCGCCTACCCTACCTGTTACCAATCCCGATGGCTCTTATTACCAAATCGGTGAGCTCCGGATCAACCCCGTTTCGTGGGTAGAAGTGGACGATGAGCGTAACACTAACCTCTTTTTGGGAAATGTGGATGTGGCCTTTGACATTATGGACGAGCTTACTTTCAGGATAAACATGGGCCATAACGACCAATATGTGGAACGATTTACCAATATGCCGTCTACGCATCCCTCAGGAGAAACCGATGGAGGAAGAGCTTCCATCAACAAGCTGAAAAATTACAGTTCGGTTATGGAAGCGACATTGACCTACAACAAAGACCTGGGCAATAACACCAACCTAAACCTACTTGGAGGATATTCCTTTCAGCGTTTTGTGACCGAATATACATTTACAGAGGCCAACAATTTTGTTTCTTCTTCGGTAAAATGGAATTTGATCCAATCTGGAAATATTCTTTCCAATACTTCATATAAGTCTGCAAACAGGCTGGCATCGGTCTTTGGTCGTGCCAATCTCCGGCTAAAGGACCGCTACTTGTTTACCTTTACCCTGAGAAACGACGGTTCCAGCCGGTTTGGTGAAAACAACCGATGGGGACTTTTTCCTTCCGGAGCCTTTGCCTGGAACATGGCCGAGGAAAATTTCATGAAATCAAGTGCTTTCGATCAGCTGAAACTGCGTTTGGGATATGGGGTGACCGGTAACCAGGAAATCCCCAATGACCTTTATCGTCAGCAACTGGGTATCGCCGGATCTGCCGTGTACGTTTTGGGAGGTGAGGCGATCCCTAGTGTCCTTCCCACCAACTATGCCAATCCTGACCTGCAATGGGAACAGACCAATCAGCTGAACATTGGTGTTGACTTCGGCTTTTGGGAAAATCGTCTGACCGGTACCATCGATTATTACGAGAAGTTCACCAACAACCTTTTGCTCCAATTTTCTACGGCAGCACCATCGGTGGTCAACACTCAATGGGCCAATGTAGGCGAAGTGGAAAACAAAGGGCTTGAGGTCTCGCTAAATGCCGACCTGATGATCGATCGTTCATTTACATGGAACATGAACGTCAACTTCTCCCGTAACCGCAATGAAGTCACCTCCCTCTCCAATGAGCAGTTTTCGAGGGACGAAATCAGAACTTCCCCCTTGTCTGGTGTGATCACACCGAAGGATTTTTCGCAAATCATCAAACCGGGATTGCCACTGGGCACCTTTTATGGCCGCCAGTACACGGGCATAGACGAGAATGGCATGGAAACTTACCTCGACGAAGATGGGGTTGATGGTGCTGACCTTGTTGTGATCGGAAACGCCAACCCGGACTTTATCTACGGAATGACACATCGCTTCACCTGGAACAATTTTGATGCTTCCTTGACCCTGCGGGGGGTAGTGGGCAATGATGTACTGAACAACACAGCCGCGGAATTTTCCTACACCAACTCCACTCCCGGTATCAATATCCTGGAATCCTCACTGAATTCCGGAGTAAGCAGGGACCAAACCGCTCAATTCTCCTCAAGATGGATTGAAGATGGCAGCTACCTGAGACTGGACAATATTAACATAGGTTATAACTTC
- a CDS encoding FecR family protein gives MKYKDFDTEDFLQDEFFITWVMKPGEETNHFWKKWLEKYPEKRRVVDKASAIIRSIGYEDERVLSDDLYMEMYENIIQKEETEEVKRGKVFTWDFWKNLAAILFLAGCFYLGYEAINTKPPKKAIETEMVKRNNPAGQKSTITLPDGSTVHLNAGSALEFPDRFSDSLRLVKLTGEAFFDVIKDKDRPFVIISGDNRVKVLGTTFNVKQEKDFSVALVTGSVEVADDKGNKVFLKPKEMMVKEANGMIFKKEFDPLEVIGWKDKYLVFKNDSFQEVRRKLEAWYGVEVHNTITLPKDWSYSGVYYKETLGNVMEGISIASSFQYTIENKTVTIQ, from the coding sequence ATGAAATACAAAGATTTTGATACTGAGGATTTTTTGCAAGATGAGTTCTTCATTACCTGGGTAATGAAACCGGGTGAGGAGACCAATCATTTTTGGAAAAAATGGCTGGAAAAGTACCCCGAGAAGAGAAGGGTGGTGGACAAGGCCAGTGCAATCATCAGGTCCATTGGCTATGAAGATGAGCGAGTGCTTTCGGATGATTTATACATGGAAATGTACGAAAACATCATCCAAAAAGAAGAGACAGAGGAGGTGAAAAGAGGAAAGGTCTTTACTTGGGATTTTTGGAAAAACCTAGCGGCAATCCTTTTTCTTGCGGGTTGCTTTTATTTAGGATATGAAGCAATCAATACCAAGCCTCCCAAGAAAGCCATTGAAACGGAAATGGTCAAGCGTAATAACCCAGCAGGGCAGAAGTCCACCATCACCCTACCGGACGGTAGCACAGTCCATCTCAATGCAGGAAGCGCTTTGGAATTTCCTGACCGTTTTTCTGATTCCCTGCGCTTGGTGAAACTGACGGGAGAAGCTTTTTTTGATGTGATAAAAGACAAAGACAGGCCTTTTGTGATCATATCAGGTGATAATCGTGTAAAGGTTCTGGGAACAACCTTTAATGTGAAACAGGAAAAGGATTTTTCAGTAGCCTTGGTGACAGGGAGTGTGGAAGTAGCCGATGACAAAGGCAACAAGGTTTTCCTAAAGCCCAAAGAGATGATGGTCAAAGAAGCCAATGGCATGATATTCAAAAAAGAGTTTGATCCATTGGAAGTAATTGGCTGGAAGGATAAGTACTTGGTGTTTAAAAATGACTCCTTCCAAGAGGTGAGAAGGAAGCTGGAAGCTTGGTATGGAGTGGAAGTCCACAATACCATTACATTGCCCAAAGACTGGTCGTATTCTGGGGTATATTATAAGGAGACCTTGGGAAATGTGATGGAGGGCATCAGCATTGCTTCTTCATTTCAGTACACTATCGAAAATAAAACAGTCACTATCCAATAA
- a CDS encoding GNAT family N-acetyltransferase has product MREATPTDHAAIVGLLKCSLGETMLPKSLDLWQWKHVDNPFGASPVLVAEEQDDIVGVRAFMQWGFSQSGQFIKAIRAVDTAVHPDYQGKGIFRKLTHTLTQACRQEEYQFIFNTPNSKSMPGYLKMGWQKRGNLPIKMAVVRPFGWFSGRKSGESKENIQQDWPASLLAKVSSAEIDGLQTCISPEFIQWRYVQNPLFRYGWFSDGESYLCIFRIKPHQRFQELRICELLPLGNARKFDAKDFSKQLRQQVSAYRVPVITFSGESPVYFRSFGAYRFFSVSKGPMVTLRNLGLEDQQFDELFAPQGLAFSLGDLELF; this is encoded by the coding sequence TTGAGAGAAGCAACGCCGACAGACCATGCTGCGATAGTAGGTTTATTAAAATGTTCTCTGGGAGAAACCATGCTGCCGAAGAGCTTGGATTTATGGCAATGGAAGCATGTGGACAATCCTTTTGGCGCATCACCGGTCCTCGTGGCGGAAGAACAGGACGATATCGTTGGGGTGCGGGCTTTTATGCAGTGGGGATTCTCACAGAGCGGCCAATTTATCAAGGCCATAAGGGCAGTGGATACAGCGGTTCATCCTGATTATCAGGGTAAAGGGATTTTTAGAAAACTGACCCATACATTGACCCAAGCATGTCGCCAAGAGGAGTATCAATTTATTTTTAATACCCCAAATTCCAAAAGCATGCCGGGCTATCTCAAGATGGGATGGCAAAAGCGGGGGAATCTACCCATAAAAATGGCTGTGGTAAGACCTTTTGGATGGTTTTCAGGAAGAAAATCTGGAGAGTCCAAGGAAAACATTCAGCAGGATTGGCCTGCAAGCTTACTAGCAAAGGTGTCTTCTGCTGAGATAGATGGGCTGCAGACGTGTATTTCTCCCGAATTTATCCAATGGCGATATGTACAGAATCCGCTCTTTCGGTATGGCTGGTTTTCTGATGGGGAGAGTTACCTGTGCATTTTCAGGATAAAGCCACACCAGCGATTTCAGGAATTACGGATATGTGAATTGCTCCCGTTGGGCAATGCCAGGAAGTTCGATGCAAAAGATTTTAGTAAGCAATTAAGGCAGCAGGTCAGTGCCTATCGCGTCCCCGTCATTACATTTTCAGGTGAGTCACCGGTTTATTTTCGATCTTTTGGGGCGTATCGTTTTTTTTCTGTTTCCAAAGGTCCCATGGTCACACTCCGGAACTTGGGCCTGGAGGATCAGCAGTTTGATGAGCTGTTTGCTCCGCAGGGCCTGGCGTTCAGCTTAGGGGATCTTGAGCTTTTTTAG
- a CDS encoding DUF6922 domain-containing protein, with amino-acid sequence MTYFDIQKEKNVSPKKAPNLSILRKSLFWDTDIETIDWQKKGKAVIRRVFERAMR; translated from the coding sequence ATGACTTATTTTGATATCCAAAAAGAAAAGAACGTATCCCCCAAAAAGGCTCCCAACCTGTCTATCCTGCGGAAATCCCTTTTCTGGGACACCGATATCGAAACTATAGATTGGCAGAAAAAGGGTAAAGCGGTAATCCGAAGGGTTTTTGAACGGGCAATGAGGTAG
- a CDS encoding RNA polymerase sigma factor — protein sequence MKLTQNNTVNVTDSASSLRSEDHNQAMVIFTDKPDSEVWRAFKKGDEPAFNYIYRKFVPVLFNYGYQVCKDDGMVKDCIQGLFMDLRRKRSRLAEVRSIKGYLFTIFYRELVRQLKSKQNQVFEPIDSNEGIFPIEVSHETKLISKEWDDEIKAALYKALNKLPSRQRQALLLLYRENLSYEEIAQVMEFKEVKTARTLVYRAISSMKSLLKVA from the coding sequence ATGAAACTAACCCAAAATAATACCGTGAACGTTACGGATAGTGCTTCCTCCCTCAGATCCGAAGATCATAACCAGGCAATGGTGATCTTTACGGACAAACCTGACAGTGAGGTCTGGCGTGCATTTAAGAAAGGAGATGAGCCTGCATTTAACTATATCTACAGAAAGTTTGTCCCAGTACTTTTTAATTACGGCTACCAAGTGTGCAAGGATGACGGAATGGTCAAGGATTGTATCCAAGGGCTTTTTATGGATCTGAGAAGAAAACGCTCCCGATTGGCGGAGGTAAGGAGCATTAAAGGATATCTTTTCACGATTTTTTACCGCGAACTGGTCAGGCAACTAAAGAGCAAGCAAAACCAGGTATTTGAGCCAATTGACTCGAATGAAGGCATCTTTCCGATCGAGGTGTCCCATGAAACCAAGCTGATCAGCAAGGAGTGGGATGATGAGATCAAAGCAGCACTTTACAAAGCTCTCAATAAACTTCCTTCCCGTCAGCGGCAGGCACTTTTGCTCCTTTATCGGGAAAACCTATCCTATGAAGAGATTGCTCAGGTCATGGAATTCAAAGAGGTCAAAACCGCCCGTACACTCGTATACCGTGCTATTTCCAGTATGAAATCTTTACTGAAAGTAGCATAA